In Streptomyces sp. RFCAC02, the following proteins share a genomic window:
- a CDS encoding phosphatase PAP2 family protein, whose protein sequence is MRTDRLLARLEQEPQPPDVPAPVMSRVRVGLLGATLAFYAAVVAAVLSTSWLVRLDWQVMLFRPYKQWPELHAFLDYFVVLGQRGPTAALVAAWLGWRSWRQRTPRPLLVMCCSLLLLNLTVGAAKIGMGREGPHYATVMGSNEMWLTGDIFPSGHTANAVVTWGILAYLATTHRARRALSVIASVCALGVGATTVYLGTHWVSDVLLGWAAGLLILLALPWCEPLITRVETVLLTLWDRVLGAPGRPRPAAGRTGPVTQPVPVPQADLAPRPVTASATALAEDDPVPARAAKVRTHAPAGRPHQPGRPERPVRPVGSR, encoded by the coding sequence GTGCGTACCGACCGACTCCTCGCCCGCCTCGAACAGGAGCCTCAGCCACCCGACGTGCCGGCTCCTGTGATGAGCCGTGTGCGCGTCGGACTGCTGGGCGCGACCCTGGCGTTCTACGCGGCCGTCGTGGCGGCGGTCCTGAGCACCTCCTGGCTCGTCCGGCTGGACTGGCAGGTGATGCTGTTCCGGCCGTACAAGCAGTGGCCGGAGCTGCACGCGTTCCTCGACTACTTCGTCGTCCTCGGGCAGCGCGGCCCGACCGCCGCGCTGGTGGCGGCCTGGCTCGGCTGGCGCTCCTGGCGCCAGCGCACACCCCGCCCGCTGCTGGTGATGTGCTGCTCCCTGCTCCTGCTGAACCTCACGGTCGGCGCCGCGAAGATCGGGATGGGGCGCGAAGGCCCGCACTACGCCACCGTCATGGGCTCGAACGAGATGTGGCTCACCGGCGACATATTTCCCTCGGGCCACACCGCGAACGCCGTCGTGACCTGGGGCATCCTCGCCTACCTCGCCACCACGCACCGCGCCCGCCGCGCCCTGTCGGTCATCGCGTCCGTGTGCGCCCTGGGCGTGGGCGCCACCACCGTCTACCTCGGCACCCACTGGGTGAGCGACGTACTGCTCGGCTGGGCCGCGGGGCTGCTGATCCTGCTCGCCCTGCCGTGGTGCGAGCCGCTCATCACCCGCGTGGAGACGGTGCTGCTGACGCTGTGGGACCGCGTCCTCGGCGCCCCCGGCAGGCCGCGCCCCGCCGCCGGCCGCACCGGGCCGGTGACCCAGCCGGTACCGGTCCCGCAGGCCGACCTCGCGCCGCGCCCGGTCACCGCGAGCGCGACCGCGCTCGCGGAGGACGACCCGGTGCCAGCGCGCGCCGCCAAGGTCAGGACGCACGCCCCCGCCGGCCGTCCGCACCAGCCGGGGCGCCCCGAGCGACCCGTGCGCCCCGTGGGCAGCCGCTGA
- a CDS encoding I78 family peptidase inhibitor, which translates to MRCLAPDAVVTMEFMPGRLNLAVRDGEVVRCWQG; encoded by the coding sequence GTGCGGTGCCTCGCGCCCGACGCGGTGGTCACCATGGAGTTCATGCCGGGCAGGCTGAACCTCGCCGTCCGGGACGGCGAGGTGGTCCGCTGCTGGCAGGGCTGA
- the der gene encoding ribosome biogenesis GTPase Der yields MTDPNEPHGALGGAEYEEFMALAAEEGFDADEIAGDLDAAAAGPLPVLAVVGRPNVGKSTLVNRILGRREAVVEDRPGVTRDRVTYEAEWAGRRFKVVDTGGWEQDVLGIQASVAAQAEFAIEAADAVVLVVDATVGATDTDEAVVKLLRRSGKPVVLCANKVDGFSMEGEAAYLWSLGLGEPHPVSALHGRGTGDMLDAVLEVMPEAPRETFGTTLGGPRRIALIGRPNVGKSSLLNKVAGEDRVVVDATAGTTRDPVDELIDLGGTTWRFVDTAGIRRRVHLQDGADYYASLRTAAALEKAEAAIVLIDVTEPISVQDTRIITMAVDAGRALVIAYNKWDQIDDERRFYLEREIEQELVQVQWAPRVNISARTGRHMEKLVPALETALAGWESRVPTGKLNSFLGEIVASNPHPVRGGKQPRILFGTQAGTRPPRFVLFASGFLEAGYRRFVERRLREEFGFEGTPIHVSVRVREKRGRKK; encoded by the coding sequence CTCGACGCCGCCGCCGCGGGCCCGCTGCCCGTCCTGGCCGTCGTCGGCCGCCCCAATGTCGGCAAGTCGACGCTCGTCAACCGCATCCTCGGCCGCCGTGAGGCCGTCGTCGAGGACCGTCCCGGTGTCACCCGTGACCGCGTCACGTACGAGGCCGAGTGGGCGGGCCGCCGCTTCAAGGTCGTGGACACCGGCGGCTGGGAGCAGGACGTCCTCGGCATCCAGGCGTCCGTCGCGGCGCAGGCCGAGTTCGCGATCGAGGCGGCCGACGCCGTGGTCCTCGTCGTGGACGCGACGGTGGGCGCCACCGACACCGACGAGGCCGTCGTCAAGCTGCTGCGCCGCTCGGGCAAGCCCGTCGTGCTGTGCGCCAACAAGGTCGACGGCTTCTCCATGGAGGGCGAGGCCGCCTATCTGTGGTCCCTCGGCCTCGGCGAGCCGCACCCCGTCTCCGCGCTGCACGGCCGGGGCACGGGCGACATGCTGGACGCCGTCCTCGAGGTCATGCCGGAGGCGCCCCGCGAGACGTTCGGCACGACGCTCGGCGGCCCCCGCAGGATCGCGCTCATCGGCCGCCCCAACGTCGGCAAGTCGTCCCTGCTCAACAAGGTCGCGGGCGAGGACCGGGTCGTCGTGGACGCCACCGCGGGCACCACCCGCGACCCGGTGGACGAGCTGATCGACCTCGGCGGCACGACCTGGCGCTTCGTCGACACCGCCGGCATCAGGCGCCGCGTCCACCTCCAGGACGGCGCCGACTACTACGCGTCCCTGCGGACGGCCGCCGCGCTGGAGAAGGCGGAGGCGGCGATCGTCCTCATCGACGTCACGGAGCCGATCAGCGTCCAGGACACCCGCATCATCACCATGGCGGTGGACGCCGGCCGTGCGCTCGTCATCGCCTACAACAAGTGGGACCAGATCGACGACGAGCGCCGCTTCTACCTGGAGCGCGAGATCGAGCAGGAGCTCGTCCAGGTCCAGTGGGCGCCCCGGGTCAACATCTCGGCGCGCACCGGCCGTCACATGGAGAAGCTGGTGCCCGCCCTGGAGACGGCGCTCGCCGGCTGGGAGAGCCGCGTGCCCACGGGCAAGCTGAACAGCTTCCTCGGCGAGATCGTCGCGTCCAACCCGCACCCGGTGCGGGGCGGCAAGCAGCCGCGCATCCTGTTCGGCACGCAGGCGGGGACGCGGCCGCCGCGGTTCGTGCTGTTCGCCTCCGGCTTCCTGGAGGCCGGCTACCGGCGGTTCGTGGAACGCAGGCTGCGCGAGGAGTTCGGCTTCGAGGGGACCCCGATCCACGTCTCCGTGCGGGTGCGGGAGAAGCGCGGCCGCAAGAAGTGA